The following proteins are encoded in a genomic region of Coffea eugenioides isolate CCC68of chromosome 6, Ceug_1.0, whole genome shotgun sequence:
- the LOC113773747 gene encoding probable leucine-rich repeat receptor-like protein kinase At1g35710, translating to MDVGCSGVVLLMILAVAIAGAAKESAVNLLEAEALHKSGWWGDGSTTATNISAHCHWSGIICNNAGSVTEILLPNCGIQDDLANFSFSSFPNLVHSPNSPISIWVSPVFSSKPYQLAQLDVSWNSIDSLNPLEIGNSTNLVTLDLSYNSFGGPILPTLGQLSNLRSLDLSNNLFSGTIPSALFNLTNLSWLHIQCNPKIGGFLSEEIGNLKRLLELDLSYGAFSGSIPPSLGQLSNLRSLDLSTNHFSGTIPSALFNLTNLFRLNIHWNPAMRGFLSEEIGNLKSLVELDLSYGAFSGSIPPSLGQLSNLRSLDLSTNHFSGTIPSALFNLTNLFRLDIHSNPAMRGFLSEEIRNLKSLGELDFSGLNLSGALPSALCDLTKLVSLSGAENQIYGSIPSDIGNLKYLEYLHLGSNQLTGQIPPTLGNLPFLQILDLSSNQLTGPIPTQFGDNIKSKWHLSTLDLSHNILSGTVPWSLLQLGDVDLSYNALEGELPCKLVIQFGSDRFVGNPHLRHDSTLCGASPSPSVMGNHTPSIESGS from the exons ATGGATGTTGGATGCAGCGGAGTTGTTCTTCTCATGATACTGGCAGTAGCAATAGCAGGAGCAGCAAAGGAGTCTGCTGTGAATTTATTAGAAGCTGAGGCACTGCACAAGAGTGGCTGGTGGGGAGACGGCAGTACTACTGCAACAAACATCTCTGCCCACTGCCATTGGTCTGGTATCATTTGCAACAATGCTGGTAGCGTTACCGAAATACTACTTCCAAACTGCGGAATTCAAGATGACTTGGCAAATTTCAGCTTCTCTTCTTTTCCGAACCTG GTGCACTCTCCAAACTCACCTATCTCAATTTGGGTGAGCCCCGTCTTCTCTAGTAAACCTTACCAACTAGCACAACTCGATGTTTCTTGGAATTCGATTGACAGCTTAAATCCTTTAGAAATTGGAAACTCGACAAATTTGGTTACTCTAGATTTGAGTTACAATTCTTTTGGGGGTCCCATCCTTCCCACACTTGGCCAATTGTCTAATTTACGTTCCCTTGACCTCAGCAATAACCTCTTCAGTGGAACAATTCCTTCAGCTCTTTTTAATTTGACAAATCTTTCCTGGTTACATATTCAATGCAATCCCAAAATTGGAGGATTTCTCTCAGAAGAAATAGGAAATTTGAAGAGATTACTTGAATTAGACTTGAGTTACGGTGCATTTTCTGGCAGCATCCCTCCAAGTCTTGGCCAGCTGTCCAATCTACGGTCCCTTGACCTCAGCACTAACCACTTCAGTGGGACAATTCCTTCAGCTCTTTTTAATTTGACAAATCTTTTCCGCCTAAACATTCACTGGAATCCTGCAATGAGAGGATTTCTCTCAGAAGAAATAGGAAATTTGAAGAGTTTAGTTGAATTAGACTTGAGTTACGGTGCATTTTCTGGTAGCATCCCTCCAAGTCTTGGCCAGCTGTCCAATCTACGCTCCCTTGACCTCAGCACTAACCACTTCAGCGGGACAATTCCTTCAGCTCTTTTTAATTTAACAAATCTTTTCCGACTAGACATTCACTCGAATCCCGCAATGAGAGGATTTCTCTCAGAAGAAAtaagaaatttgaaaagtttaggTGAATTAGACTTCAGTGGCCTTAATCTTTCAGGTGCCCTTCCTTCAGCTCTTTGCGACCTAACCAAACTAGTATCTCTTTCAGGTGCTGAGAATCAAATTTATGGTTCCATTCCCTCTGACATAGGAAATTTGAAATATTTGGAATATCTCCATCTTGGGTCCAACCAGCTGACTGGTCAAATCCCTCCGACCCTTGGCAATCTGCCTTTTCTACAAATTCTAGATCTTTCCTCAAACCAACTTACAGGCCCAATTCCTACCCAATTTGGGGATAATATTAAATCCAAATGGCACCTTTCGACTTTGGATCTTTCCCACAATATTCTCTCTGGCACTGTCCCCTGGTCTCTTCTGCAACTGGGGGACGTCGACCTGTCCTATAATGCTTTGGAAGGTGAACTTCCGTGCAAGCTTGTCATTCAGTTTGGTTCAGATAGATTTGTCGGCAATCCACACTTGCGTCACGATTCCACTCTTTGTGGTGCATCTCCTTCTCCTTCTGTTATGGGAAATCACACTCCTTCTATT GAAAGTGGAAGTTGA